A single Acropora palmata chromosome 5, jaAcrPala1.3, whole genome shotgun sequence DNA region contains:
- the LOC141881390 gene encoding uncharacterized protein LOC141881390 → MHKNNLSPRSSLSGEEEVLDFPGAEDDSSGSNPLSREAHQALKEAFHSLKKYYEDAKVKNMELSEKLKQRERDSSHTEEEMKNILQKSYDAFKGKCEENGELTKKITELKKELKQNNKETHSCSPSEDEVKSQQRKYKTVIEEFSKMGLDVVEGKDKHSVILIERDNLKKWIEGISDGNLTVVSKGSSLMGKTSEIDRTGALSKDIDEEKQRLKVKVILLQKKIHLEADKYNGLHRLYRITMEQNLQFRKLIQRVHDGNAQKGISPVAQQTRTVTSKSVQTKVESMLTFVKHRVSEMKQVGEILNNHNKSLRVLINLSERNTSQFLKVVSERKRGEVPLNTQQSDVLDQAEGGTNQISQMQRKSQRQFEDVGSEDECLSMPVQESKMLRLTRTEDNTEFSNEATNDRRMISEDRETNSPSRQTDVSMATVRSDTSRTGESDVEVIEEEDEPYGAASAATEKWCPVCECFFPASCEQSEFEHHVQQHFEAES, encoded by the exons ATGCATAAAAATAACTTATCTCCTCGAAGTTCGCTCTCTGGAGAAGAAGAAGTGCTTGATTTTCCCGGAGCCGAAGATGATTCCTCTGGAAGTAAtcctctatcaagagaggccCACCAAGCCTTAAAAGAAG CGTTCCACAGCCTCAAGAAATACTATGAGGATGCCAAGGTTAAAAATATGGAATTAAGTGAGAAGCTGAAACAGAGAGAGAGGGACAGCTCACACACTGAAGAAGAGATGAAAAATATTCTACAGAAAAGCTATGATGCATTTAAGGGAAAATGTGAGGAGAACGGAGAGCTCACCAAGAAAATAACAGAATTGAAAAAAGAGTTGAAACAG AACAATAAAGAGACACATTCTTGTTCACCATCTGAGGATGAAGTGAAGTCACAACAGCGAAAATATAAGACTGTTATTGAAGAGTTTTCAAAAATGGGCTTGGACGTTGTGGAGGGAAAAGACAAGCATAGTGTCATTTTAATAGAAAGAGACAACCTGAAGAAGTGGATAGAAGGGATATCGGATGGGAATTTAACAGTAGTGTCCAAAGGATCCTCTTTAATGGGCAAAACCTCAGAAATCGACAGAACAGGAGCACTTAGTAAAGATATCGACGAGGAAAAGCAAAGACTAAAAGTAAAGGTGATTTTGctccagaaaaaaattcatcttgaAGCTGACAAATATAATGGACTTCATAGGCTGTACAGAATTACCATGGAGCAAAATTTACAATTCAGGAAGCTCATTCAAAGAGTCCACGACGGAAATGCCCAAAAAG GTATATCACCTGTTGCCCAACAAACCAGGACTGTTACAAGTAAATCCGTACAGACAAAAGTCGAATCCATGCTTACTTTTGTTAAACATCGAGTATCTGAGATGAAACAAGTTGGAGAGATCTTGAACAATCACAACAAAAGCTTACGCGTTTTGATTAACCTCTCGGAAAGGAACACGAGTCAGTTTTTAAAGGTTGTAAGCGAAAGAAAGCGCGGTGAAGTTCCCTTGAACACCCAGCAAAGCGATGTTCTCGACCAAGCGGAGGGTGGGACGAATCAAATTTCCCAGATGCAAAGAAAAAGCCAGCGACAATTTGAAGATGTAGGTTCTGAAGATGAGTGTTTGAGTATGCCTGTTCAAGAATCGAAAATGCTGCGGTTAACGCGCACTGAAGACAATACTGAATTTTCGAACGAAGCTACGAATGATCGAAGAATGATTAGCGAGGATAGGGAAACGAATTCTCCCTCTAGGCAAACAGatgtttccatggcaacagtcCGATCTGACACGTCGAGGACTGGAGAGAGTGATGTCGAAGTCATTGAAGAGGAGGATGAACCTTACGGTGCAGCGTCTGCCGCAACTGAAAAATGGTGTCCCGTATGCGAGTGTTTCTTCCCTGCCAGCTGTGAACAAAGTGAATTTGAACACCATGTTCAACAACATTTTGAAGCCGAATCGTAA
- the LOC141881393 gene encoding uridine phosphorylase 1-like isoform X1 yields the protein MDSQETSQFVRNINLLQLDNDVLFHIGIKAGDQDLRRLLGDVKFVCMGGSASRLKWFAKFIQDELKDFLNSEKEPYNMAKSDRYVLYKVGPVLAVNHGIGVPSLMVILHEILKLLHYSGAQDVKLFRIGTSGGLGLEPGTVVITRRAVNALLEPVNEQVILGKQVRFPTTLDEELQQQLLDCSEDLPTAFGDTMCTDDFYEGQGRIDGAFCDYKEDDKKEFLQKIHDAGVRNIEMESVCFAAMCNRAHVPAAILCVTLVDRLKGDQITLPKEQKEDFEMRPAKLVAKFIKKSLEQHNGEMCSLSSKRTYRKSFASDRICWTLLFMLEQYINNYSF from the exons ATGGACTCTCAAGAAACTTCTCAGTTTGTCCGCAACATTAACTTATTGCAGCTGGATAATGACGTGCTCTTTCACATCGGAATCAAAGCTGGTGATCAAGACCTGAGAAGATTGTTAGGAGATGTCAAG TTTGTGTGCATGGGTGGAAGTGCAAGTCGTCTTAAATGGTTTGCCAAATTTATACAGGATGAGCTAAAGGACTTTTTAAATTCAGAAAAAGAACCTTACAATATGGCTAAATCTGATCGCTATGTTCTTTATAAAGTTGGACCAGTTTTGGCTGTGAAT CATGGGATTGGAGTTCCTTCATTGATGGTTATTCTGCACGAAATCCTCAAACTGCTACATTACTCTGGAGCACAAGATGTCAAGTTATTTCGAATTGGTACCTCTGGAGGCTTAG gaTTGGAACCTGGAACTGTTGTCATTACGAGAAGAGCAGTGAATGCTCTTTTGGAACCAGTTAATGAGCAG GTGATCCTTGGTAAGCAAGTGAGGTTCCCAACTACTCTGGATGAAGAACTTCAACAGCAGTTGTTAGATTGCAGTGAAGATTTACCTACAGCATTTGGTGATACCATGTGCACTGATGACTTCTATGAAG GTCAAGGTAGGATAGATGGAGCTTTTTGTGACTACAAAGAGGATGACAAAAAGGAATTTCTGCAGAAGATCCATGATGCTGGAGTACGTAACATAGAAATGGAAAGTGTATGTTTTGCAGCCATGTGTAATCGTGCACATGTTCCAGCTGCCATACTTTGTGTTACTTTGGTTGATAGACTGAAAGGTGATCAGATTACTCTGCCAAAGGAACAGAAAGAAGACTTTGAAATGCGGCCAGCAAAACTTGTGGCAAAGTTCATCAAGAAGTCTTTAGAGCAACACAATGGTGAAATGTGTTCTTTGTCATCGAAAAGGACATACAGAAAGTCATTTGCTAGTGACCGCATTTGTTGGACATTGCTTTTTATGCTTGAACAatacatcaataattattctttttaa
- the LOC141881393 gene encoding uridine phosphorylase 1-like isoform X2: MGGSASRLKWFAKFIQDELKDFLNSEKEPYNMAKSDRYVLYKVGPVLAVNHGIGVPSLMVILHEILKLLHYSGAQDVKLFRIGTSGGLGLEPGTVVITRRAVNALLEPVNEQVILGKQVRFPTTLDEELQQQLLDCSEDLPTAFGDTMCTDDFYEGQGRIDGAFCDYKEDDKKEFLQKIHDAGVRNIEMESVCFAAMCNRAHVPAAILCVTLVDRLKGDQITLPKEQKEDFEMRPAKLVAKFIKKSLEQHNGEMCSLSSKRTYRKSFASDRICWTLLFMLEQYINNYSF; the protein is encoded by the exons ATGGGTGGAAGTGCAAGTCGTCTTAAATGGTTTGCCAAATTTATACAGGATGAGCTAAAGGACTTTTTAAATTCAGAAAAAGAACCTTACAATATGGCTAAATCTGATCGCTATGTTCTTTATAAAGTTGGACCAGTTTTGGCTGTGAAT CATGGGATTGGAGTTCCTTCATTGATGGTTATTCTGCACGAAATCCTCAAACTGCTACATTACTCTGGAGCACAAGATGTCAAGTTATTTCGAATTGGTACCTCTGGAGGCTTAG gaTTGGAACCTGGAACTGTTGTCATTACGAGAAGAGCAGTGAATGCTCTTTTGGAACCAGTTAATGAGCAG GTGATCCTTGGTAAGCAAGTGAGGTTCCCAACTACTCTGGATGAAGAACTTCAACAGCAGTTGTTAGATTGCAGTGAAGATTTACCTACAGCATTTGGTGATACCATGTGCACTGATGACTTCTATGAAG GTCAAGGTAGGATAGATGGAGCTTTTTGTGACTACAAAGAGGATGACAAAAAGGAATTTCTGCAGAAGATCCATGATGCTGGAGTACGTAACATAGAAATGGAAAGTGTATGTTTTGCAGCCATGTGTAATCGTGCACATGTTCCAGCTGCCATACTTTGTGTTACTTTGGTTGATAGACTGAAAGGTGATCAGATTACTCTGCCAAAGGAACAGAAAGAAGACTTTGAAATGCGGCCAGCAAAACTTGTGGCAAAGTTCATCAAGAAGTCTTTAGAGCAACACAATGGTGAAATGTGTTCTTTGTCATCGAAAAGGACATACAGAAAGTCATTTGCTAGTGACCGCATTTGTTGGACATTGCTTTTTATGCTTGAACAatacatcaataattattctttttaa
- the LOC141881397 gene encoding max-like protein X, protein MADESNDWGASGHQLVSVIPVGGEQLFEEPDVKSEPASPEEDATRTHFDSQDEDNDVFVAKEQRRFAHSAAEQKRRDAIRKGYDDLQTIVPTCHQPNSSSTMQKLSKAIILQKSIEYIMFLHQQKKKQEEELEALRKEVMALKIMKTNYEQIAKAHQNQPAQGKKQVPDQAKFSVFRQIMETQFLSFNASVTVTNFEALSACIFSWLEEYCKPQYLQEIVINALKNLNNQGLLHQ, encoded by the exons atggcggacgagtCGAACGATTGGGGGGCATCAGGGCACCAG cttgtatCTGTTATCCCAGTAGGTGGTGAACAACTTTTTGAAGAGCCAG ATGTAAAATCTGAGCCAGCAAGCCCAGAAGAGGATGCAACGAGGACACATTTTG ATTCTCAAGATGAGGACAATGATGTCTTTGTTGCCAAAGAGCAGAGACGCTTTGCACATAGTGCTGCTGAGCAAAAAAGAAGAGATGCTATAAGG AAAGGATATGATGATCTCCAAACCATTGTTCCAACTTGTCATCAGCCAAACAGCTCTTCTACCATGCAGAAGCTCAGCAAAGCCATCATTCTGCAGAAAT CTATTGAATACATCATGTTCCTACACCagcagaagaaaaaacaagaagagGAATTAGAGGCACTTAGAAAGGAAGTTATGGCCCTCAAGATCATGAAAAC aAACTATGAGCAAATAGCCAAAGCTCATCAAAATCAG CCAGCACAAGGTAAAAAGCAAGTTCCAGACCAGGCCAAATTTAGTGTG TTTCGGCAGATCATGGAAACTCAATTCTTGTCTTTCAATGCATCTGTCACTGTCACCAACTTTGAAGCCTTATCAGCTTGCATATTCAGCTGGCTGGAGGAATACTGCAAACCTCAG TATCTGCAGGAGATTGTGATCAATGCTCTGAAGAATCTGAACAACCAGGGGCTGCTTCACCAGTAA